One Oryza brachyantha chromosome 3, ObraRS2, whole genome shotgun sequence DNA segment encodes these proteins:
- the LOC102699762 gene encoding protein ETHYLENE-INSENSITIVE 2-like isoform X1, which produces MDGVRGIESLATGDGRHHLSRTLGPVLLISMGYIDLGKWVVTIDAGARFGYDLVILVMLFNFSAILCQYLSICISMVTRKNLAEICREEYSPSICVVLGIQAVLSLLTAELTMLSGIAVGFNLVFEYDDPIAGLCFASVVVNLLPYTMAYLGKRMAGTLNACIAGFALLCFVLGLLVSQPKIPVDTNAIFPKLSGESAYSLMALLGGNIIAHNFYVHSSVVQAQRQSTTLSLGALFHDHFFSILFIFTGVFLVNYVLMGSAAVESNNTLVAFQDAVDLMNKMFMNPVAPIVFLVILIFSSHVISLTSIIGSHAILKNFFGVNLPHSAHHLLLKFVAMVPTMYYAKIAGSEGIYQLLIICPVVQAMFLPSSVIPVFRVSSSRVIMGRYRISLYVEILAFLAFLLMLFTNIIFAAEILFGDSTWTNNLKGNTESPVVVPHAILVLISCATIAYTLFLAVTPLKSASNEPETQELSEHSQREDPDTTHHREELSLENAEQEEVHSASTINTIPSVPSESCQTSVLEHDDYSDINVESDHGAQQLTDFVPTIPEVSPSIKHEEPKSAHAVDWTEPVAKACTATVVEQNTAENIKMKSMISQDVKEEAEDSMNCDAEASYNAEFRKSAGNKAPPSASPGPSSLTLSKGRDSDAGYRSGNHPRLPGFGRAVRRQLAAILDEFWGHLFDYHGKLTQNANAEGFNLLLGPYSKTVRTDNQAIKASKSSFMKDAIRGSATIQKAWDSYDKEASSPGFNFGLQMGPIGSSNWSESMHPSNADIPRSTSSLFGQNTQFYLNYNVPSYPDNQSYQPATIHGYHLATSLKGMNASQSSHSSITLDPRRLPKSSDSAVSSYADSVKCTRNQDVIGSLGTTSLQNTATNRLNTMTVERYYYNPTSVNEIEGVGSSAYSKKYHSSPDISALIAAGRNYLPNEVNLRGDAGNRSYLGNLACERSPCVNMGTRSTAQLAVSEHSQPNFHRHTSSMQSSMNPRTESLWTQQPFEQLLGVSRPELHKGEGNTNQRSSGVTKDDFSPTEYEAKLLQSLRFCIMKLLKLEGSGWLFEQNSGCDENLVDQVATAERISQNITENQLFSDLQIQSSDENLQPLRRNNNRDADGMRLLHKCGDDCVWQAPLLVSFGVWCIRQILNLCLVESRPELWGKYTYVLNRLQGILDPAFSKPRKPVKGCVCLQKVARPISGTFTTAAMILEVIKDVEQAISSRKGRSGTAAGDVAFPKGKENLASVLKRYKRRLSNK; this is translated from the exons ATGGATGGTGTCCGTGGTATAGAATCTCTGGCTACTGGAGATGGTCGGCATCATCTTTCCCGAACCCTTGGACCGGTGCTCCTGATCTCGATGGGGTATATTGACCTCGGGAAGTGGGTGGTAACGATAGATGCCGGTGCTCGGTTTGGCTATGATCTCGTAATACTGGTGATGCTTTTCAACTTCTCCGCCATTCTGTGCCAGTATCTGTCCATTTGTATCAGCATGGTCACTAGGAAAAATCTTGCAGAG ATTTGCCGCGAGGAGTACAGCCCATCAATATGTGTCGTCCTTGGCATCCAGGCAGTATTGTCCTTGTTAACTGCGGAACTAACCATG CTTTCAGGCATAGCAGTTGGGTTCAACCTGGTCTTTGAATATGATGATCCTATCGCCGGTTTATGTTTTGCAAGTGTTGTAGTCAATCTGCTACCTTACACTATGGCTTATTTG GGCAAAAGGATGGCTGGGACATTGAATGCCTGCATAGCTGGCTTTGCACTTCTTTGTTTTGTGCTTGGTTTATTAGTCAGTCAACCAAAAATTCCAGTTGATACGAATGCAATTTTCCCCAAGTTGAGTGGTGAAAGTGCTTATTCATTGATGGCTCTTCTTGGTGGAAATATAATAGCTCACAATTTTTATGTTCATTCATCAGTTGTACAG GCCCAGAGACAATCTACAACTCTTTCCCTTGGTGCCCTGTTCCACGATCactttttttcaatattgtttatttttactgGGGTTTTTCTTGTTAACTATGTTCTAATGGGCTCAGCAGCGGTTGAATCCAATAACACACTGGTTGCTTTTCAAGATGCTGTAGATTTAATGAACAAG ATGTTTATGAATCCGGTGGCACCAattgtgtttttagtgatcctTATCTTTTCAAGCCATGTCATCTCACTGACATCTATTATTGGCAGCCACGCAATTTTGAAGAATTTCTTTGGTGTAAACTTGCCTCATTCGGCACATCACCTGCTATTAAAGTTTGTTGCCATGGTTCCTACTATGTACTATGCAAAGATCGCAGGTTCTGAAGGGATATATCAGCTACTCATTATATGCCCAGTTGTCCAAGCTATGTTCCTCCCTTCATCCGTCATTCCTGTTTTCCGTGTTTCCTCATCAAGAGTTATAATGGGCAGATACAGAATATCTCTGTACGTTGAAATATTGGCCTTCCTAGCATTTCTTCTTATGCTATTTACAAATATCATTTTTGCTGCGGAAATCTTGTTTGGTGATAGTACCTGGACAAATAATCTGAAAGGGAACACTGAAAGCCCTGTGGTAGTTCCACATGCCATTCTAGTCCTAATTTCTTGTGCAACAATTGCTTATACGCTGTTCCTGGCTGTTACTCCACTGAAGTCAGCAAGCAATGAACCTGAAACTCAGGAGCTATCTGAGCACTCTCAGAGAGAAGATCCAGATACCACTCATCATAGAGAAGAGCTTTCTCTTGAAAATGCTGAACAGGAAGAAGTCCATTCGGCTTCTACTATTAACACTATTCCCAGTGTTCCATCGGAAAGTTGTCAAACATCAGTGTTGGAGCATGATGACTATTCTGACATCAATGTGGAATCTGATCATGGCGCTCAACAACTAACTGATTTTGTGCCAACTATCCCTGAAGTCTCACCATCTATCAAACATGAGGAACCAAAATCAGCTCATGCGGTTGACTGGACAGAGCCAGTGGCAAAGGCTTGCACTGCCACAGTAGTAGAACAAAACACTGCAGAGAACATCAAAATGAAGAGTATGATCTCACAGGATGTCAAAGAAGAAGCAGAAGATAGCATGAACTGTGATGCTGAGGCTTCTTATAATGCAGAATTCAGAAAGTCTGCTGGAAACAAGGCACCTCCTTCAGCTTCTCCTGGCCCATCATCTCTTACTTTGAGCAAGGGGAGAGACTCTGATGCTGGTTATCGTAGTGGTAACCACCCAAGACTGCCTGGTTTTGGTCGTGCAGTAAGAAGGCAGTTAGCAGCAATTCTTGATGAGTTCTGGGGGCATCTTTTTGATTATCATGGTAAGCTAACACAAAATGCTAATGCGGAAGGGTTCAACTTGCTGCTTGGTCCATACTCGAAAACAGTTAGAACGGATAACCAAGCCATCAAAGCTTCTAAGAGCTCCTTTATGAAAGATGCAATCCGAGGATCAGCTACCATACAGAAAGCATGGGACTCCTATGATAAAGAAGCCTCTAGTCCAGGCTTTAATTTTGGGCTTCAGATGGGTCCCATAGGATCATCAAACTGGTCTGAGAGCATGCATCCATCTAATGCTGACATCCCAAGGTCAACTAGCTCCTTGTTTGGACAAAATACgcagttttatttaaattataatgtgCCTTCTTACCCTGACAATCAGTCCTATCAGCCTGCTACAATTCATGGGTATCACTTGGCAACCTCTTTGAAAGGTATGAATGCAAGCCAGAGTTCACACTCCAGCATTACACTAGACCCGCGTCGGCTTCCTAAATCATCTGACTCGGCTGTTTCTAGCTACGCGGACTCTGTAAAGTGTACTCGTAATCAAGATGTAATTGGTTCACTGGGAACCACTTCTTTGCAAAATACAGCAACAAACCGTTTAAATACAATGACAGTGGAGAGATACTATTACAACCCTACTTCCGTTAATGAGATCGAAGGGGTTGGTTCATCTGCTTACTCAAAGAAGTACCATAGTTCACCTGACATATCTGCACTAATTGCTGCAGGTAGGAATTATTTGCCAAATGAAGTAAATTTGAGAGGTGATGCTGGAAATAGGTCATACCTTGGAAATTTGGCATGTGAAAGGTCACCATGTGTGAACATGGGAACCAGGTCCACAGCTCAACTTGCAGTTAGTGAGCACTCACAGCCTAATTTCCATAGACACACATCGTCTATGCAGTCAAGTATGAACCCAAGGACTGAATCCCTTTGGACCCAGCAGCCGTTTGAACAATTACTTGGTGTATCAAGACCAGAGTTGCATAAGGGTGAAGGTAACACCAACCAGAGATCAAGTGGTGTCACTAAAGATGATTTCTCTCCCACAGAATACGAGGCAAAACTTCTTCAATCTCTTAGATTTTGCATCATGAAGCTCTTGAAACTGGAAGGATCAGGATGGCTTTTCGAGCAAAATAGTGGTTGTGATGAAAATTTAGTTGATCAAGTTGCTACAGCTGAGAGaatttcacaaaatataaCTGAGAATCAGTTATTTTCTGATCTCCAGATCCAGAGTTCTGATGAAAATTTGCAGCCACTACGAAGAAACAATAACAGGGATGCCGATGGCATGCGCCTACTGCATAAGTGTGGGGATGATTGTGTTTGGCAGGCTCCTTTACTTGTTAGTTTTGGTGTTTGGTGCATCCGCCAGATTCTGAACCTGTGCCTTGTCGAAAGTAGGCCAGAACTTTGGGGCAAGTATACATATGTTCTTAATCGTCTCCAG GGAATCCTTGATCCTGCATTTTCCAAGCCTCGGAAACCTGTGAAAGGATGTGTGTGCCTTCAGAAAGTTGCCAGGCCCATCTCTGGTACATTCACAACGGCAGCTATGATCTTGGAGGTGATTAAGGACGTGGAACAAGCCATTTCTAGCCGCAAGGGCAGAAGTGGCACAGCAGCAGGAGATGTCGCATTCCCCAAAGGGAAGGAGAACCTGGCTTCTGTCCTTAAGCGGTACAAAAGGAGGCTCTCGAATAAGTAA
- the LOC102699485 gene encoding probable linoleate 9S-lipoxygenase 4: MQVQGFFDRLTGRNKEAWKEGRIRGTVVLVKKDVLDLGDFHANLLDGIHNILGHREGVSFRLVSATARDPSNGGRGKLGKPAHLEELVVTLKSKAAGESVFRVAFEWDESQGIPGAVVVTNSNRSEFFLKTLTLEGVPGKGTVVFVANSWIYPADNYNYERVFFANDTYLPSKMPAPLIPYRQEELNILRGDGKIGPYKEHDRIYRYDYYNDLGQPDKGSEQARPVLGGSQELPYPRRGRTGRAPTETDPNTESRLPLLNLNIYVPRDERFGHLKMSDFLGYSLKAIIEGVLPIIRTYVDTTPKEFDSFEDIMQLYEGGLKVTNASALAEIKRTIPIDLIKSLLPVAGDQLLKLPLPHVIKEDKFAWRTDEEFAREMLAGVNPVMIERLTDFPAKSTLDPNVYGDHTSKITEAHIKHNMEGLTVQNALKNNRLFILDHHDHFMPFLDKINKLDGNFIYATRTLLLLKDDGTLKPLAIELSLPHPDGQQHGAVSKVYTPADTGVESQIWQLAKAYASVNDSAWHQLISHWLNTHAVIEPFVIATNRQLSVVHPVHKLLSPHYRDTMNINALARQTLINAGGIFEKTVFPGKYALEMSSVVYKNWKFTDQALPVDLVKRGVAVPDPTSPYNVRLLIKDYPYAVDGLVIWWAIEQWVGEYLAIYYPNDGVLRGDEELQAWWKEVREVAHGDLKDRDWWPKMDTVQELTRTCTTIIWTASALHAAVNFGQYPYAGFLPNRPTVSRRPMPEPGTEEYAKLQRGGDEADLVFIHTITSQFQSILGVSLIEILSKHSSDEVYLGQRDTPEWTSDARALDAFKRFGSRLVEIENRITAMNVDPALKNRNGPVKMPYMLLYPNTSDVTGEKGEGLTAMGIPNSISI, encoded by the exons ATGCAGGTGCAGGGGTTCTTCGACAGGTTGACGGGGAGGAACAAGGAGGCGTGGAAGGAGGGGAGGATCCGGGGCACGGTGGTGCTGGTGAAGAAGGACGTGCTCGACCTCGGCGACTTCCACGCCAACCTCCTCGACGGCATCCACAACATCCTCGGCCACAGGGAGGGCGTCTCCTTCCGCCTCGTCAGCGCCACCGCCCGCGACCCAA GCaatggagggagggggaagCTGGGGAAGCCGGCGCACCTGGAGGAGCTGGTGGTGACGCTGAAGTCGAAGGCGGCGGGGGAGTCGGTCTTCCGCGTCGCGTTCGAGTGGGACGAGTCACAGGGGAtccccggcgccgtcgtcgtcaccaaCTCCAACCGATCCGAGTTCTTCCTCAAGACGCTCACCCTCGAGGGCGTCCCCGGCAAGGGCACCGTCGTCTTCGTTGCCAACTCATGGATCTACCCCGCCGACAACTACAACTACGAGCGCGTCTTCTTCGCCAACGAT ACCTATCTGCCTAGCAAAATGCCTGCACCTTTGATCCCTTACCGgcaagaagagctcaacaTTCTCCGAGGGGATGGTAAAATTGGACCGTATAAGGAGCATGACCGTATCTACCGTTATGATTACTACAACGACCTTGGCCAGCCAGACAAAGGCAGTGAACAGGCACGACCAGTCCTCGGTGGCAGCCAAGAACTCCCCTATCCCCGTCGAGGCAGAACTGGCCGGGCCCCGACAGAGACTG ACCCAAATACAGAAAGCAGGCTTCCTCTGTTGAACTTGAACATTTATGTCCCGCGCGACGAACGCTTCGGACACCTCAAGATGTCAGACTTCCTTGGATACTCTCTTAAGGCTATTATTGAGGGTGTTCTCCCGATAATAAGGACCTATGTCGATACAACACCAAAGGAGTTTGATTCCTTTGAAGACATCATGCAACTCTATGAAGGTGGGCTGAAAGTGACCAATGCCTCAGCACTAGCAGAGATCAAGAGGACAATTCCCATTGATCTTATTAAGAGTCTTTTGCCAGTTGCTGGCGATCAACTTCTGAAGTTACCCCTCCCACATGTTATCAAAG AGGACAAATTTGCTTGGAGGACTGATGAGGAGTTTGCACGAGAAATGCTCGCAGGTGTTAACCCAGTGATGATCGAGCGTCTAACG GATTTCCCGGCAAAAAGTACACTGGATCCAAATGTGTACGGCGACCATACCAGCAAGATCACCGAAGCTCACATCAAGCACAACATGGAGGGCCTCACGGTGCAAAAT GCGCTGAAGAACAACAGGCTTTTCATCCTAGACCACCACGATCACTTCATGCCGTTCCTGGACAAGATCAACAAGCTGGACGGCAACTTCATATATGCGACCAGGACACTTCTGCTCCTGAAGGACGACGGCACTCTGAAGCCCCTGGCCATCGAGCTGAGCCTGCCTCACCCCGACGGCCAGCAGCACGGCGCCGTGAGCAAGGTGTACACTCCTGCCGACACCGGCGTCGAGAGCCAAATCTGGCAGCTCGCCAAGGCCTACGCCTCCGTCAACGACTCTGCCTGGCACCAGCTGATCAGCCATTG GCTGAACACGCACGCGGTGATCGAGCCGTTCGTGATCGCGACGAACCGGCAGCTCAGCGTGGTGCACCCGGTGCACAAGCTGCTGAGCCCGCACTACCGCGACACGATGAACATCAACGCCTTGGCGCGGCAGACGCTCATCAACGCCGGCGGCATCTTCGAGAAGACCGTCTTCCCAGGCAAGTACGCGCTCGAGATGTCCTCCGTCGTCTACAAGAACTGGAAATTCACCGACCAGGCTCTCCCCGTCGATCTCGTCAAGAg AGGTGTGGCCGTGCCGGATCCGACGAGCCCGTACAACGTCCGGCTGCTGATCAAGGACTACCCGTACGCGGTGGACGGGCTGGTCATCTGGTGGGCGATCGAGCAGTGGGTGGGCGAGTACTTGGCCATCTACTACCCCAACGACGGCGTGCtccgcggcgacgaggagctgcAGGCGTGGTGGAAGGAGGTGCGCGAGGTCGCCCACGGCGACCTCAAGGACCGGGACTGGTGGCCCAAGATGGACACCGTCCAGGAGCTCACCAGGACGTGCACCACCATCATCTGGACCGCGTCGGCGCTGCACGCCGCCGTCAACTTCGGCCAGTACCCGTACGCGGGGTTCCTCCCGAACCGGCCGACGGTGAGCCGGCGGCCGATGCCGGAGCCTGGCACGGAGGAGTACGCCAAgctgcagcgcggcggcgacgaggcggaccTGGTGTTCATCCACACCATCACCAGCCAGTTCCAGTCCATCCTCGGCGTCTCGCTCATCGAGATCCTGTCCAAGCACTCCTCCGACGAGGTGTACCTCGGCCAGCGCGACACGCCGGAGTGGACGTCGGACGCCAGGGCGCTGGACGCGTTCAAGAGGTTCGGCAGCCGGCTGGTGGAGATCGAGAACCGGATCACGGCGATGAACGTCGACCCGGCGCTCAAGAACCGGAACGGGCCAGTGAAGATGCCGTACATGCTGCTGTATCCCAACACGTCGGACGTCACCGGAGAGAAGGGCGAAGGCCTCACCGCCATGGGTATTCCAAACAGCATCTCCATCTGA
- the LOC102699762 gene encoding protein ETHYLENE-INSENSITIVE 2-like isoform X2 — MDGVRGIESLATGDGRHHLSRTLGPVLLISMGYIDLGKWVVTIDAGARFGYDLVILVMLFNFSAILCQYLSICISMVTRKNLAEICREEYSPSICVVLGIQAVLSLLTAELTMGKRMAGTLNACIAGFALLCFVLGLLVSQPKIPVDTNAIFPKLSGESAYSLMALLGGNIIAHNFYVHSSVVQAQRQSTTLSLGALFHDHFFSILFIFTGVFLVNYVLMGSAAVESNNTLVAFQDAVDLMNKMFMNPVAPIVFLVILIFSSHVISLTSIIGSHAILKNFFGVNLPHSAHHLLLKFVAMVPTMYYAKIAGSEGIYQLLIICPVVQAMFLPSSVIPVFRVSSSRVIMGRYRISLYVEILAFLAFLLMLFTNIIFAAEILFGDSTWTNNLKGNTESPVVVPHAILVLISCATIAYTLFLAVTPLKSASNEPETQELSEHSQREDPDTTHHREELSLENAEQEEVHSASTINTIPSVPSESCQTSVLEHDDYSDINVESDHGAQQLTDFVPTIPEVSPSIKHEEPKSAHAVDWTEPVAKACTATVVEQNTAENIKMKSMISQDVKEEAEDSMNCDAEASYNAEFRKSAGNKAPPSASPGPSSLTLSKGRDSDAGYRSGNHPRLPGFGRAVRRQLAAILDEFWGHLFDYHGKLTQNANAEGFNLLLGPYSKTVRTDNQAIKASKSSFMKDAIRGSATIQKAWDSYDKEASSPGFNFGLQMGPIGSSNWSESMHPSNADIPRSTSSLFGQNTQFYLNYNVPSYPDNQSYQPATIHGYHLATSLKGMNASQSSHSSITLDPRRLPKSSDSAVSSYADSVKCTRNQDVIGSLGTTSLQNTATNRLNTMTVERYYYNPTSVNEIEGVGSSAYSKKYHSSPDISALIAAGRNYLPNEVNLRGDAGNRSYLGNLACERSPCVNMGTRSTAQLAVSEHSQPNFHRHTSSMQSSMNPRTESLWTQQPFEQLLGVSRPELHKGEGNTNQRSSGVTKDDFSPTEYEAKLLQSLRFCIMKLLKLEGSGWLFEQNSGCDENLVDQVATAERISQNITENQLFSDLQIQSSDENLQPLRRNNNRDADGMRLLHKCGDDCVWQAPLLVSFGVWCIRQILNLCLVESRPELWGKYTYVLNRLQGILDPAFSKPRKPVKGCVCLQKVARPISGTFTTAAMILEVIKDVEQAISSRKGRSGTAAGDVAFPKGKENLASVLKRYKRRLSNK; from the exons ATGGATGGTGTCCGTGGTATAGAATCTCTGGCTACTGGAGATGGTCGGCATCATCTTTCCCGAACCCTTGGACCGGTGCTCCTGATCTCGATGGGGTATATTGACCTCGGGAAGTGGGTGGTAACGATAGATGCCGGTGCTCGGTTTGGCTATGATCTCGTAATACTGGTGATGCTTTTCAACTTCTCCGCCATTCTGTGCCAGTATCTGTCCATTTGTATCAGCATGGTCACTAGGAAAAATCTTGCAGAG ATTTGCCGCGAGGAGTACAGCCCATCAATATGTGTCGTCCTTGGCATCCAGGCAGTATTGTCCTTGTTAACTGCGGAACTAACCATG GGCAAAAGGATGGCTGGGACATTGAATGCCTGCATAGCTGGCTTTGCACTTCTTTGTTTTGTGCTTGGTTTATTAGTCAGTCAACCAAAAATTCCAGTTGATACGAATGCAATTTTCCCCAAGTTGAGTGGTGAAAGTGCTTATTCATTGATGGCTCTTCTTGGTGGAAATATAATAGCTCACAATTTTTATGTTCATTCATCAGTTGTACAG GCCCAGAGACAATCTACAACTCTTTCCCTTGGTGCCCTGTTCCACGATCactttttttcaatattgtttatttttactgGGGTTTTTCTTGTTAACTATGTTCTAATGGGCTCAGCAGCGGTTGAATCCAATAACACACTGGTTGCTTTTCAAGATGCTGTAGATTTAATGAACAAG ATGTTTATGAATCCGGTGGCACCAattgtgtttttagtgatcctTATCTTTTCAAGCCATGTCATCTCACTGACATCTATTATTGGCAGCCACGCAATTTTGAAGAATTTCTTTGGTGTAAACTTGCCTCATTCGGCACATCACCTGCTATTAAAGTTTGTTGCCATGGTTCCTACTATGTACTATGCAAAGATCGCAGGTTCTGAAGGGATATATCAGCTACTCATTATATGCCCAGTTGTCCAAGCTATGTTCCTCCCTTCATCCGTCATTCCTGTTTTCCGTGTTTCCTCATCAAGAGTTATAATGGGCAGATACAGAATATCTCTGTACGTTGAAATATTGGCCTTCCTAGCATTTCTTCTTATGCTATTTACAAATATCATTTTTGCTGCGGAAATCTTGTTTGGTGATAGTACCTGGACAAATAATCTGAAAGGGAACACTGAAAGCCCTGTGGTAGTTCCACATGCCATTCTAGTCCTAATTTCTTGTGCAACAATTGCTTATACGCTGTTCCTGGCTGTTACTCCACTGAAGTCAGCAAGCAATGAACCTGAAACTCAGGAGCTATCTGAGCACTCTCAGAGAGAAGATCCAGATACCACTCATCATAGAGAAGAGCTTTCTCTTGAAAATGCTGAACAGGAAGAAGTCCATTCGGCTTCTACTATTAACACTATTCCCAGTGTTCCATCGGAAAGTTGTCAAACATCAGTGTTGGAGCATGATGACTATTCTGACATCAATGTGGAATCTGATCATGGCGCTCAACAACTAACTGATTTTGTGCCAACTATCCCTGAAGTCTCACCATCTATCAAACATGAGGAACCAAAATCAGCTCATGCGGTTGACTGGACAGAGCCAGTGGCAAAGGCTTGCACTGCCACAGTAGTAGAACAAAACACTGCAGAGAACATCAAAATGAAGAGTATGATCTCACAGGATGTCAAAGAAGAAGCAGAAGATAGCATGAACTGTGATGCTGAGGCTTCTTATAATGCAGAATTCAGAAAGTCTGCTGGAAACAAGGCACCTCCTTCAGCTTCTCCTGGCCCATCATCTCTTACTTTGAGCAAGGGGAGAGACTCTGATGCTGGTTATCGTAGTGGTAACCACCCAAGACTGCCTGGTTTTGGTCGTGCAGTAAGAAGGCAGTTAGCAGCAATTCTTGATGAGTTCTGGGGGCATCTTTTTGATTATCATGGTAAGCTAACACAAAATGCTAATGCGGAAGGGTTCAACTTGCTGCTTGGTCCATACTCGAAAACAGTTAGAACGGATAACCAAGCCATCAAAGCTTCTAAGAGCTCCTTTATGAAAGATGCAATCCGAGGATCAGCTACCATACAGAAAGCATGGGACTCCTATGATAAAGAAGCCTCTAGTCCAGGCTTTAATTTTGGGCTTCAGATGGGTCCCATAGGATCATCAAACTGGTCTGAGAGCATGCATCCATCTAATGCTGACATCCCAAGGTCAACTAGCTCCTTGTTTGGACAAAATACgcagttttatttaaattataatgtgCCTTCTTACCCTGACAATCAGTCCTATCAGCCTGCTACAATTCATGGGTATCACTTGGCAACCTCTTTGAAAGGTATGAATGCAAGCCAGAGTTCACACTCCAGCATTACACTAGACCCGCGTCGGCTTCCTAAATCATCTGACTCGGCTGTTTCTAGCTACGCGGACTCTGTAAAGTGTACTCGTAATCAAGATGTAATTGGTTCACTGGGAACCACTTCTTTGCAAAATACAGCAACAAACCGTTTAAATACAATGACAGTGGAGAGATACTATTACAACCCTACTTCCGTTAATGAGATCGAAGGGGTTGGTTCATCTGCTTACTCAAAGAAGTACCATAGTTCACCTGACATATCTGCACTAATTGCTGCAGGTAGGAATTATTTGCCAAATGAAGTAAATTTGAGAGGTGATGCTGGAAATAGGTCATACCTTGGAAATTTGGCATGTGAAAGGTCACCATGTGTGAACATGGGAACCAGGTCCACAGCTCAACTTGCAGTTAGTGAGCACTCACAGCCTAATTTCCATAGACACACATCGTCTATGCAGTCAAGTATGAACCCAAGGACTGAATCCCTTTGGACCCAGCAGCCGTTTGAACAATTACTTGGTGTATCAAGACCAGAGTTGCATAAGGGTGAAGGTAACACCAACCAGAGATCAAGTGGTGTCACTAAAGATGATTTCTCTCCCACAGAATACGAGGCAAAACTTCTTCAATCTCTTAGATTTTGCATCATGAAGCTCTTGAAACTGGAAGGATCAGGATGGCTTTTCGAGCAAAATAGTGGTTGTGATGAAAATTTAGTTGATCAAGTTGCTACAGCTGAGAGaatttcacaaaatataaCTGAGAATCAGTTATTTTCTGATCTCCAGATCCAGAGTTCTGATGAAAATTTGCAGCCACTACGAAGAAACAATAACAGGGATGCCGATGGCATGCGCCTACTGCATAAGTGTGGGGATGATTGTGTTTGGCAGGCTCCTTTACTTGTTAGTTTTGGTGTTTGGTGCATCCGCCAGATTCTGAACCTGTGCCTTGTCGAAAGTAGGCCAGAACTTTGGGGCAAGTATACATATGTTCTTAATCGTCTCCAG GGAATCCTTGATCCTGCATTTTCCAAGCCTCGGAAACCTGTGAAAGGATGTGTGTGCCTTCAGAAAGTTGCCAGGCCCATCTCTGGTACATTCACAACGGCAGCTATGATCTTGGAGGTGATTAAGGACGTGGAACAAGCCATTTCTAGCCGCAAGGGCAGAAGTGGCACAGCAGCAGGAGATGTCGCATTCCCCAAAGGGAAGGAGAACCTGGCTTCTGTCCTTAAGCGGTACAAAAGGAGGCTCTCGAATAAGTAA